The DNA segment CGCCCGCGTCGAGGGCGGTCGTGGCACACTGGAGGTCGACCTCAACTTCCTCATGAGGGTCCCGCTCTGGGCACCCCAACGTCGGGATTCGCGGCAGATGTTGGGGGGACTCGCCGCCGGGATCCCCGTTGTCGACCTGCACGAGCTGGCCGCGGGCAAGCTAGCCGCACTCTTCAGTCGGATCGCTGCGCGTGACCTCTTCGACACCGTCAACATCCTGTCTCACCGAGAACTGGATCCTGCTCTGCTCAGGCAGGCTTTCGTGGTCTCTGGTGCGATGAGTCGACGAGACTGGCGGGACCTTCGCATTGAGGATGCGGCCATGGATCCGCGAGACGTAGCCCAGAAGCTCCTGCCCATGCTGCG comes from the bacterium genome and includes:
- a CDS encoding nucleotidyl transferase AbiEii/AbiGii toxin family protein, which encodes MRIGPDQLRRAAAETGFHAGALEKVGHLIDLLQAIFRHPYLKDRLVLKGGTALNLFLLDLPRLSVDIDLNYIGALDRETMLAERPEVDRALQAVFKRQDLEVRRLPGEHAGGKWRLSFARVEGGRGTLEVDLNFLMRVPLWAPQRRDSRQMLGGLAAGIPVVDLHELAAGKLAALFSRIAARDLFDTVNILSHRELDPALLRQAFVVSGAMSRRDWRDLRIEDAAMDPRDVAQKLLPMLR